A window of the Lolium perenne isolate Kyuss_39 chromosome 7, Kyuss_2.0, whole genome shotgun sequence genome harbors these coding sequences:
- the LOC127317891 gene encoding cytochrome P450 709B1-like: MASAALLGLVTLVVVLATWLWTAAMHHLVWRPYAVAKSFRRQGIRGPAYRFFVGNNEESKAMRVATANDVLNIRSHDIIPRVLPQYQAWTASYGKVFLSWTGYTPALCVGDYDMVKQILSNKSGLYNKPDPGPNILALLGKGLVFADGDLWTRHRHVVHPAFTMDKLKRMATTMAECAGEVVGAWEARAAAASGGVARVENIGQQFVELTADVISRTAFGSSYREGKELFVAQRELQYIAFTSINKVRIPGLQYLPTKTNVRRWQLTKKVRGTLMAIIRDRQAAAKEARGRGNDLLGLMLEANASADAGEQRADMSMDEIIDECKTFFFAGHDTTSHLLTWAVFLLGTHPEWQQKLREEVIRECGGTKAPIHGDALNKLKIATMVLYETLRLYGAATIIARKAAADTELSGVKIPKGTMTMIPIAMMHRDEEVWGADAGKFNPDRFRNGVGRAAKHPSAMLGFSVGPRSCIGQDFAMLEAKATLALIVRRFEFEVAPEYVHAPTDFVTLQPKCGLPILLKLLHQ; the protein is encoded by the exons ATGGCGTCTGCTGCACTGTTGGGCCTGGTCACTCTGGTCGTGGTGCTCGCAACCTGGCTGTGGACAGCGGCGATGCACCACCTGGTGTGGCGTCCCTACGCCGTCGCGAAGTCGTTCCGCCGGCAGGGCATCCGCGGGCCGGCGTACCGGTTCTTCGTCGGCAACAACGAGGAGTCCAAGGCGATGCGTGTGGCGACGGCCAACGACGTGCTGAACATCCGTTCCCACGACATTATCCCGCGAGTTCTGCCGCAGTACCAGGCGTGGACGGCGTCGTACGGCAAGGTGTTCCTGTCGTGGACGGGGTACACGCCGGCGCTCTGCGTCGGCGACTAcgacatggtgaagcagatcctgtCCAACAAGTCTGGCCTGTACAACAAGCCGGACCCGGGGCCGAACATCCTGGCCCTGCTGGGCAAAGGCCTCGTCTTCGCCGACGGCGACCTCTGGACGCGCCACCGCCACGTCGTGCACCCAGCCTTCACCATGGACAAGCTCAAGAGGATGGCCACGACGATGGCGGAGTGTGCTGGGGAGGTTGTCGGCGCCTGGGAGGCGCGCGCGGCTGCGGCTAGCGGTGGTGTCGCGCGGGTGGAGAACATCGGGCAGCAGTTCGTGGAGCTGACCGCCGACGTGATCTCGCGCACGGCGTTCGGGAGCAGCTACAGGGAGGGAAAGGAGTTGTTCGTGGCGCAACGGGAGCTGCAGTACATCGCATTCACCAGCATCAACAAGGTCCGCATCCCGGGCCTCCAGTACCTCCCCACCAAGACCAACGTGCGGCGCTGGCAGCTGACAAAAAAAGTGCGAGGCACTCTCATGGCGATCATCCGCGACCGGCAGGCCGCTGCCAAGGAAGCCAGGGGACGCGGAAACGACCTTCTCGGCCTGATGCTGGAGGCCAACGCGTCGGCTGACGCCGGCGAGCAGAGGGCGGACATGAGCATGGACGAGATCATCGACGAGTGCAAGACTTTCTTCTTCGCGGGGCACGACACCACCTCGCACCTCCTCACCTGGGCCGTCTTCCTCCTCGGCACGCACCCCGAGTGGCAGCAGAAGCTCAGGGAAGAGGTCATCCGGGAGTGTGGCGGCACGAAGGCGCCCATACATGGCGACGCCCTCAACAAGCTCAAAATC GCGACGATGGTGCTGTACGAGACTCTGAGGCTGTACGGCGCGGCGACCATAATCGCGAGGAAGGCGGCTGCAGACACAGAGCTCAGCGGTGTGAAGATCCCCAAGGGCACCATGACAATGATACCGATTGCGATGATGCACCGCGACGAGGAGGTGTGGGGCGCGGACGCCGGCAAGTTCAACCCAGACCGGTTCCGGAACGGCGTGGGTAGGGCGGCCAAGCACCCGAGCGCGATGCTGGGTTTCTCCGTCGGTCCGCGGTCGTGCATCGGCCAGGACTTCGCGATGCTGGAGGCCAAGGCCACGCTCGCCCTGATCGTACGGCGGTTCGAGTTCGAGGTCGCGCCGGAGTATgtgcacgcgccgaccgacttcgTGACGCTGCAGCCCAAGTGCGGGCTCCCAATCCTACTCAAGCTCTTACATCAGTAA